The window ACGTCTGCACCGCCGGGCGCGGATGGTCCGTGGGCAGCTCCAGCAGCTCCGGCGCGCCCGCCAGCCGCTCCTTCCAGTACGCCAGCTGCCGGTCCAGCACCTCGCCCGCCAACTGCTCGCGCTGCCACACCGCGTAGTCGGCGTACTGCACCGGCAGCTCGGGGAGCGGCGACTCACGCCCCTCGCGGTACGCCCCGTACAGCGCCGACAGCTCCCGGAAGAGCACCCCCATGCTCCACCCGTCGCTGACGACGTGGTGCATCGAGAGCAGCAGCACGTGATCCTCTCCGCCCAGCCTCAGCAGGGTGGCGCGGAAGAGCGGTCCCTCCGAGAGATCGAACGGCCGCCCCGCCTCCTCGGCGGCGCGGTGCTCGACCGCCGCCTCGCGATCCGCTTCGCTCAAGCCCGACAGGTCTTCCACCGGCAGCGCGAACCCGCCGAAGGGTGCCACCACCTGCACCGGCGAGCCATCCACCTCGGTGAAGACCGTCCGCAGCGCCTCGTGCCGGCGGACGATCTCGCCCAGCGCGCGCTCCAGCGCCGCCTCGTCCAGCGCGCCGCCCAGGCGCCATGCCACGGGGATGTTGTAGGTGCTGCTCCCCGGCTCCAGGCGGTCCAGGAACCAGAGCCGCTCCTGCGCGAACGAGAGCGGCAGCGCACCCGTGCGCTCCACCGGTACCACGGCCGGGAGCGCCGGCAGCTCCGCGCGCCGCATCTCCTCCACCCGCCCGGCCATCTCCGCGATGGTCGGCCCCTCGAACAGCGCCCGCAGCGGCAGCTCGACGGCGAACACGGCCCGGATCCGGGACACCACCCGGGTGGCCAGCAGCGAGTGTCCACCCAGCTCGAAGAAGTTGTCGCGCACCCCCACGCGCTCCAGGCGCAGCACCTCCGCCCAGATCCCCGCCAGCACCTCCTCGGCCGGCGTCCGCGGCGCCACGTACGTCTCCTCCGCCGGCGCGAGCTCCGGCGCCGGCAGCGCCTTGCGGTCCAGCTTCCCGTTCGGAGTCAGCGGCAGCGCCTCCAGCGGGACGAACGCGGACGGCACCATGTACTCCGGCAGGCTCTGGCGCAGGTGCGCGCGCAGCGCGTCCGTCTCCACGCCGCCCACCACGTACGCCACCAGCCGCCTGTCCCCCGGCGCGTACTCGCGCGCCAGGACGACGCAGTCGGTGACGCCCGGATTCCGCCGCAGCGCCGCCTCCACCTCGCCCAGCTCGATGCGGAAGCCGCGCACCTTTACCTGCGCGTCCAGCCGGCCCAGGTACTCCAGCGTGCCGTCGGTCCGCCACCGCGCGCGGTCGCCCGTCCGGTACAGCCGCGCGCCGGGCTCGCCGAACGGGTCGGGGACGAACCTCTCCGCCGTCAGCCCGGGGCGACCCAGATACCCGCGCGCCAGCCCGCGGCCGCCGAGGTACAGCTCGCCCGGCACCCCGGCCGGAAGCGGGAGCAGCGCGGCACCGAGAACGTAGGCGCGCGTGTTGGAGATCGGCCGCCCGATCGTCGTCGGCCCTCCCGCGCGGCGCAGCGTCCAGGTGCTGTACGTCGTGTCTTCCGACGGCCCATAGAGATCGTACACCCGCTCGATCCCGCCGCGGGCGTAGAGCGCGTCCACCAGCTCGGCCCGCAGCGGCTCGCCCGCCAGGTTCACCGTCCGCACCCCGGACGGGATCCCATCGCTCTTCAGCAGCGCCGCGATCGCCGAGGGCACCGTGTTGACCAGCCGCACCTGGTCCGCCGCGGCCGACCGCGGCAGCGCCAGCGCGTTCTCCACCACGATCACGCGGCCGCCGAGCGCCAGCGGGAGGAAGATCTCGAAGACGGAGAGGTCGAAGGAGATCGACGTCGCCGCCAGCACGCCGGACAGCTCCTCCGCCGTGAAGACGGCCGCCGCCCACGACAGGAGAGCCACCGCGCTCTCGTGCTCGATCGCCACGCCCTTCGGGACACCCGTGCTCCCGGAGGTGTAGATCAGGTACGCCAGGCTCCGCGGCACGCTTCTGCGCGCCAGGCGGTCGGCGCTCTCCGCCGCGATCCCGGACGCCGCGCCGTCCACGCTCACCACCGTGACGCCATCCGGGACGGGAAGCGTGGAGCGCAGCGACTCCTGCGTCAGCAGCGCCACCACGCCGGAGTCGGCGAGGGTGAACGCGAGCCGCTCGGCCGGATAGGCGGGGTCGAGCGGGACGTACGCGCCACCCGCCTTCAGGACCGCGAGGAGGGAGACGATCATCTCGATCCCGCGCTCCAGGCACACCCCCACCCGCGCCTCGCGCCCCACGCCCAGGCGGACGAGGTGTCGCGCGAGCCGGTTCGCACGCTCGTCCAGCCCGACGTACGTCAGCTCCGCTCCCTCGAAGACGACGGCCACGGCTCCCGGCGTGCGCGCAGCCTGCGCCTCCACGAGCTCGTGGATGCACCGGTCGGCGGGATACTCCGCCTCGGTCCGGTTCCACGCCTCCAGCACGAGCGCGCGCTCCGCCTCCCCGAGCAGGTCCAGCCGCGAGAGCCGCGCGTCCGCGTCGGCGGCGACCTGCTCCAGCACCCGCTCCAGGTGCCGCACCATGCGCTCCACCGTGCCCGACTCGAACACGTCGGTCCCGTACGTCAGCCATCCCCGCAGGCCGTGCGAGGTCGCCGTCAGGCTCAGGGAGAGATCGAACTTGGCGCTCGCGCCCTCCGCATCGACTTCGCTCACGTTCAGCCCCGCGAGCGCGCCTCCCGTCCCCCCGTCGTCG of the Longimicrobium sp. genome contains:
- a CDS encoding amino acid adenylation domain-containing protein, whose amino-acid sequence is RPAVQTFRGASVPVELSLELLERLQALGRSEGATLYMTLLGAFQVLLGTYAGSEDVVVGSPIAGRTRKEVEELIGFFVNTLVLRTDLSGDPSFREVLRRVRETTLGAYAHQEVPFEKLVEELRPERSLSHSPLFQAMFTLQNADDGGTGGALAGLNVSEVDAEGASAKFDLSLSLTATSHGLRGWLTYGTDVFESGTVERMVRHLERVLEQVAADADARLSRLDLLGEAERALVLEAWNRTEAEYPADRCIHELVEAQAARTPGAVAVVFEGAELTYVGLDERANRLARHLVRLGVGREARVGVCLERGIEMIVSLLAVLKAGGAYVPLDPAYPAERLAFTLADSGVVALLTQESLRSTLPVPDGVTVVSVDGAASGIAAESADRLARRSVPRSLAYLIYTSGSTGVPKGVAIEHESAVALLSWAAAVFTAEELSGVLAATSISFDLSVFEIFLPLALGGRVIVVENALALPRSAAADQVRLVNTVPSAIAALLKSDGIPSGVRTVNLAGEPLRAELVDALYARGGIERVYDLYGPSEDTTYSTWTLRRAGGPTTIGRPISNTRAYVLGAALLPLPAGVPGELYLGGRGLARGYLGRPGLTAERFVPDPFGEPGARLYRTGDRARWRTDGTLEYLGRLDAQVKVRGFRIELGEVEAALRRNPGVTDCVVLAREYAPGDRRLVAYVVGGVETDALRAHLRQSLPEYMVPSAFVPLEALPLTPNGKLDRKALPAPELAPAEETYVAPRTPAEEVLAGIWAEVLRLERVGVRDNFFELGGHSLLATRVVSRIRAVFAVELPLRALFEGPTIAEMAGRVEEMRRAELPALPAVVPVERTGALPLSFAQERLWFLDRLEPGSSTYNIPVAWRLGGALDEAALERALGEIVRRHEALRTVFTEVDGSPVQVVAPFGGFALPVEDLSGLSEADREAAVEHRAAEEAGRPFDLSEGPLFRATLLRLGGEDHVLLLSMHHVVSDGWSMGVLFRELSALYGAYREGRESPLPELPVQYADYAVWQREQLAGEVLDRQLAYWKERLAGAPELLELPTDHPRPAVQT